One window of the Eriocheir sinensis breed Jianghai 21 chromosome 59, ASM2467909v1, whole genome shotgun sequence genome contains the following:
- the LOC126985344 gene encoding protein POLR1D-like, translating into MVTDDEELSRLAEEALLREAQRGAQMAQISGPSGWLKCRLPSTNKTFLRNTLLGAMASNRAKERQDRSRSERERMKRQQEERERNTYKRLYLHASTKSRNHPPLPSPETHAKEENHGKETKEKRKERESSSQVFMWTDSGLELTGHAKEVLDSKKRKLRDKSNAEKRARGADSSVLSRNIKFVPANREKKDDKR; encoded by the exons ATGGTGACCGATGATGAGGAGCTGTCGAG GTTGGCGGAGGAGGCGTTGCTGCGTGAGGCTCAGCGCGGGGCCCAGATGGCACAGATCAGCGGGCCGTCTGGATGGTTAAAGTGCCGGCTGCCATCCACAAACAAGACCTTCCTACGCAATACTCTGCTCG GAGCAATGGCCTCGAACCGCGCCAAGGAGCGTCAGGACAGATCccggagcgagcgagagagaatgaaaagacagcaggaggagagggagagaaacacatACAAGAGACTCTACCTGCACGCCAGCACCAAGAGCAGGAACCATCCGCCTCTGCCGTCACCCGAGACACATGCGAAGGAGGAGAACCACGGCAAGGAGaccaaagagaagaggaaagagagagagagctcgagCCAAGTCTTCATGTGGACGGACTCAGGCCTGGAGCTTACGGGTCATGCCAAGGAGGTGTTGGATTCTAAAAAGAGGAAACTGAGAGACAAGAGCAATGCGGAAAAGAGAGCGAGAGGTGCGGATTCTTCGGTGCTGTCGAGGAATATTAAGTTCGTCCCAGCgaatagggagaaaaaggatgataagAGATAG